The Gopherus evgoodei ecotype Sinaloan lineage chromosome 4, rGopEvg1_v1.p, whole genome shotgun sequence nucleotide sequence AACTTGAAAATAAGTTTCTTAATTCCTAGGCCCCAACCCCTCTGCTGTGCCCAGTCTCTACTGGATACAGCAATGAGGAAGGGCTGTCAGGACCCAGTTGTAGTTACCTGATCCtagaactgtttttgtttttttgccagtgtagagtactctgaaggcagctATAAACTCTGCCAACGTGTAATAGCTCTCACAGCATGCTCTGCTAGTTGGAAAGGGCAGAAAGCAGTACgctccagccccctctccccaccaaggTATACGTTCATAGGAGGCTGCCATGTGGTGGTAATTAAGGAGCCAGCTAAGCCAAGTATGACTGCTAGCAATTCCCTCATACTGGTTCTGCTCACTTTGTGCCATGGGAGCAGGGTTAAAGGGACCAGTATCTCTCTTCCAGTTTGTATGATCCACTCCTACAAGGTACTGAGCACTCTGAATTCCCATTGTTTCTGTAGAGTGCTATAATTGAACAATATATGCTGTAATGCCACAGAAAGCATTTGCCTATGAGTCTACTGTTCAGAAAAGAAGATAGAAAGGGTGATGGGGTGTTGAATTTATTGTTTTGATATAGTTAGTTCTGTGTCTAGTTTAATAGATGGAAGGGGTAAGAGAAGACATTTCTTAAGAGTAGAGACACAGGCCTACTTAAACAAATAGAATTTATTCGGTCCTGAATAATAGCAGAGAGTGATTATTCTACAAGAGAAATGATGATGGGTTTGGAACCACATACAACAAAAAATGAGAAGTTTCTAAGCCACTTAaagaaactacacagagactatTTTTTGAGCAAAGGCTTGCATGCACTCTTTTTTGATCCAACTTTAGATGTTCACACTGAATTTCTGCAGATAAGTCAGCTTGATCTGTATACAAAATCAGCTACCAATTTGTATCTACAAATGTCATTTTTGTACACAAGTGTCACAGGGCACCTGTATTGCTACCTCATGAACCTCACTGCTTGGCCAGTTCAGATGGTTTCACAGTCACAAACACACACTGGGCCATTTATTTATACCAAAGTGTTTGTTTATTTCCCTCTTACATAGTAATACTGTGCAATACAGGCTTACAACAAAGATAAGGTTTTTCTAAAGCCCTCCCCAACCCACACTCACCTTCTGAGCTCCTCTTGAGCTGCCCTTGTTTCCTCCCCTTATATTCTCCTCCCAATTACCTTGTTAGCCCAATGATTGTCACTCAGGTGCTCACCACCCCCCACCAGAAAGTGTATAATAGCCTTCAGCTGGGTCTGCAGCCTTCTCCAGGCTGCAGCAATGTCAGTGATCAGGGTGCTGCTGATAGCACCCTGTCACAACAAGTCACTTTTTGCACAGACAAAACTTTCGCATATAATTGTATGTCAAAATATGTGCATGCAAAATTACACCCATAGTTCTAAAGGGCTATATCCACTGCTCTTGAAAAATTAGCTCAACATATGAAGTACCTATTGCACTGAGTCCAAAGACAGCAAACTTTGCTCATATGACTAGTCCTATTGACGTCAGTAGTAGTAAAGGGgtttaaaaaaccaacaaaagcATGCAAAACAATTTTACCAAATTTTCACTTACAGTGGTTATTTCTTAGCACAAAAGTAATATGAAAACAGGCCTGCTTGCAAATTTTTAAtgaacacatagatgaacataatttgttggggaatagtaaacatgggttttgtaaagggaaatcatgcctcatcaatctactagaattctttgagggggtcagcaagcatgtggaccaaggggatccagtggatatagtgtatttagattttcagaaagcctttgacaagtgccctcaccaaaggctcttaagcaaagtaagcagcgatgggataagagggaaggttctcttatggattggtaacagattaaaagataggaaacaaagggtaggaataaatggtcagttttcagaatggagagagaaatagtggtgtcctccagcaGGAAcgctgccagcttttttggcgccctaggtggcagaacgtcctgcccccaaaatggtgCCCCCGGcagaggtggcagaaggtcctgcccccgaaataCTGCCACTGAccaaagatccagccgccgcggttGCTGCCCCCCAAATGGTAGCGCCCTAGGCGACGGCCTAGGTTgactaatgggttgcaccggccctgtccccCAGagagtctgtactgggcccaatcctatttaacatattcataaatgatctggaaaaaggggtaaacagtgaagtgacaaaatttgcagatgatacaaaactactcaagatagttaagtcccagtcggactgcgaagagctacaaaaggatctcctaaaactgggtgactgggtaacaaaatggcagatgaaattcaatgttgataaatgcagagtaatgcacattggaaaacataatctcaactatacatataaaatgatgaggtctaaattagttgttaccactcaaaaaagagatcttggagtcattgtggatagttctctgaaaacatccattcaatgtgcagcaccagtcaaaaaagcgaacagaatattgggaatcattaagaaagggataaataataagacataaaatatcatattgcctctatataaatccatggtacatccacatcttgaatagtgtgtgcagatttggtcgccccatctcagaaaagatatataggaattggaaaaggttcagaaaagggcaacaaaaatgattaagggtatgaaatggctgctgtatgaggagagattaataagactgggactttttagcttggaagagagacaacttaaggggggatatgatttaggtttataaaatcgtgactggtgtggagaaagtaactaaggacgtgttatttactccttctcataacacaagaactaggggccatcaaatgaaattaataggcagcagctttaaaacaaacaaaagaaagtattttttcacacaatacacagtcaacctgggaactccttgccaaaggatgttgtgaaggccaagactataacagagttcaaaaaagaactagataaattcacggaggacaggtccatcaatggctattagccaggatggcagggatggtgtccctagcctctgtttgccagaagctgggaatgggtgagaggagatggatcacttgatgattacctcttctgttaattccctctggggcacctggcattggtcactgttggaagacaggataccaggctagacaGACCttcagtctgacccagtatcgccgttcttatgctcttatgttaGAAAGATGGGGGAAATAGACATGATATTAATGCTAATTGAGTTTCTGTAGTTAAAGTAAAAAAAGCTGTGGTATGcttgaaaatacactaaaattAAACAACTTCAGCCTCTGTCATTCATCATATGTCACTGGAAATGTGACATACAGATTAAAAGAAAACAGTGCATTACAATGAATATTGCAAAAAGAAACcgcattgtgatttttttttttgtaaagctgTAGCTATTTTAGTGATGAATGGGTAAAATCCTCCAAAAAGTAAATCAATATGAAAGAAATAATTCTGCTGATTAAACTTATGCCTACTTCAGTATACTCTCTTCATAGCCTAAAGGGTGGCTGCAAGTTTGTATAGGTTCCTATATACAAGTGGGTATGGGTTTCTTCATGTCATATGCATGTCTGTGTTTCTTTATTAAGTTAAAGAAATCTGAGCTTCATTGGCTATAACCTTGGCAGAATATAATGCATTTCCTTTCCCTTAAATCTACTATTTCCAGCATCCACTGCAACATACAGACTCCTTATATAGCTGTAATTGCTCCAACAAGGAAGGGATTATGAAAGTAGCAACACTTTTTAAAACTCTTGTAGTTTTATTAGTTGTAGTTCAACATCATGGAAGGAGGCAGTCCCTTAcccccagtaaaaaaaaaatctaactttcCTATGATACACAGAAGAGGCAGTGAATACAATGATGAAATCACAGAAACgaatttttaaaatctgcagtAAAAACACTGGCACAGGAAATAAGTAATAAACCAAAGAGAGCAGTTCAGAAATTCTCTCCTAGTGATGGAAATTTATCAACATATTTCAGGGGGTAAAAGAAGATCTCTGCAAGGAAAAGTAAAGAACCTAGAATAATACGAACCAGACTTAAAAATGGAAGTTAAAAATATTCAAGACACAAAAAGTATAAGTTAAGAAGACAGAGGTGAAAGGTACAGCTCAGAAAGATTCAGCATGTACACAGACAAAGTGCAGCTTGTGTTAATGAGGGGACTATATAAAGCAGTTAGCATGCTGGTATTTCAGGGCAGTGAAATGTGTGATAAAATGTGCTCCAGGGATAGACAATGTGGAAGCAAAACAAACATTGCACTTAAACCCTTTGCATAAAAGGAATTTTAATTATGACCCTACAGCATAAGTACTTAAGTTCTTTAATTAATTTCTGAAAAAATAATTatagatgcattttttttaaatttaaacacattATATATGATTCATATCCCAAAACACAAAGgccagttggggggagggggtcagggaagATGACAGCCTCACTATCTCCCCTCTCCAGTGACCTCATGAAAGAGCCCTCCAAAAGTACTCTGCCTGAGATCAGAGGTGGGAGAGTTGCCCAGCATTCTTAGCACTGGAAGCTCAttttgatatatatttttaaacaactcaTTAGCAGACGATGGATCTGAGTAGATAAGGCTTTAGTAATTCTTATGAAGTATTTGGCCCTCACAAGGTGGTGGAAGGATAAGGTATGAAAGTTGCTAGAATGGGCATCACAGGCATTCACATTACAGTAATACAtgcactatataaatatatctataTTTTCAAATGGTACAGTGTAACATTTGTACTGGAGTGACTATGCTAATGTCTGTTTAATCTCTGAGCATGCCCAGATGTTTCCAGAAGCCTGAACAGACTCAGATTGAGCTGTGTTCATGCATTGATTAGaaggctagagcacatgacttatgaagagaggctgagggaactgagatttttagtctgcagaagagaagaatgaggggggatttgatagctgctttcaattaaaggaggttacaaagaggatggatctagactgttctcagtggtaccagaagacagaacaaggagtaatggtctcaagttgcagtggggaggtttaggttggatattaggaaaaacttttttactcggagggtggtgaagtactggaatgggttacctagggaggtggtggaatctccttccttagaggtttttaaggtcaggcttgataaagccctggctgggatgatttagttgggacttggtcctgctttgagcagggggttggactagatgacctcctgaggtcccttccaaacctgatattctatgagttttttttttaaagtgctgtgcCTTCTCTCCTGCCCAGTAAGCCTCTTGAGTCTTTGCTGAACATTGCATGGTcagatttaaaaagagagagaaatttaggGCACTCTTTAACATCACATTTCTTCTCCATGCAACACTGTGTGCAGGGATTTGGTTTCAGCCTCTCCAGAGGAGGCAGAACCTTTCTGAGATTACACTGGCCAACTTTAGAATGATGTGGTACATTCACACCGCCATACTGTGACAATTGTGCCCTAGTAGTAACTATAAGAAGTTCCAAGAGACACGATAGTAAATCTTACACGTTATAGTGtttgattttattaaaatgaacACTAGTAACCAATGCCCAAAATGTAAGTTTTAGTATTGCCACTATTTAAAAACAAGGTTTAGTattcaattgaaatgttttaattcCATTTAACAAGTATAattgaaaacagatttttgtttGGCTTTAAGCATTCACCTACATTTTTTGTAATCTAAGCATTGCATCATTGCGCATGAGAACCAGGAAGCGAAACTGACTAGcaatgcacattaaaaaaaaatctagttttatttttattgtacaaAAAAGTGAAATACAAAAAGCAAACACAGAATGGGGAAATATTTCTAACATTTTTGAGTTTTaatgctatttattattttaaggaTATGACTTTGTGCTCTCCCTTTAAACTATATATTAAAGGTTATCAAGGCTGTAATATGACTTCATGTGTAAGCCACATAATGTAGGGATTCACAGAATTTAAATGAGAGATTAGCTTTGCATGTGTTTCATTTAAACTTTTGCTGTTCATAATTTGTGAATGGGTGAGGGAGCATTAATGACAATACTTTGTTCTCAGAGCTCCGGATAATTATGGTGAATGCCTTTTACTCCCATTCTATatttggggaaattgaggcatatagaggccaagtgattttttttcctctccaagcTTAGAGGAGGCTAGTGGCAGAATTAGGAACAGAACAGAGGTCTTCTAGTTCCCTGTTCTAATCACAAGACACAGTTTATGTGACTATAAGAAGCTGAATTTTGGATTTTTAATCACAACTTTTTGATATTGGGAACTCAAGAAAAAATTAAACTTTGAATGAAGGCTCCCATATTTCTCCTTTTCTTCCGTTATGTCAAAACAGGGAAATATATTATTGaccactgcatatttttacctttttctcCCCTACCAACACAGATACCAAATTCATTTTTTCATGAAAGGAAAGATGTTTTAAGAAATAACATTTGTGAAATGCACATATAAAATCTTACATTACAATTTCAACCTTACATGCAGAAATTCAAATATGATCTATTTAGTGCATCctaccactcccctcccccaccaattaCTTCCTTATTTCACAGGGTCAACAAATTTTATATTATGTTCCAATTCCTGAGCAAATTTCATTTTAACCATAGTGTGCTGCtcccttcaaaaataaaaaaactattCCAGTTCTCAAAAGAAGATATTCTAATTACATGCAAAAAGTACCATATTTGTAATCTTTGTatcatatatatgtatatctgcTGTGATCCAAAAAACCATATGTTATGTTAAATATTGGGAATTAAGAGGAAAAAGTAATGAGGACAAAATGCTTGGGACACTGAACTTTGAGTTGTTGCAGAGGAGGTTTGCTATTTCACTTGCTATTTCACTACTCAATTACATTTGTGTTTTCTGTAAACATAACAGCTCATCCAGCCAACATTACCAAtccgcccctcccccgccctgaaTATAGAGAATGATAGGCAGAACATTTTGAAACAGATAGTGTTATCTTTAGAGTGGgaagaataatgaaaaaaatccatagacattttaacaaaataaaattttttGAATTATTCATTCAGCTCAAGATTAGAATTTTATTCAGCACTGAATTCagaatttatttattcattagtTTTTAAGAACTAAACTCCTTCTGAAGTCTGTATGAGATATAGGCAAAGCAAGCTATTGTTCTATTACAGTTTAATTGCTTGAAATTGTATATGCACAAAGGCAGATGTGAAAGCTAGAGCATCACCCTTTACTCCTTCCTGTGTAGACAATTGCAAACATTGGTCTCTGGCTTATTAAGATCATAAATATCTGTGTGCCAATCTTTCATTGTTCAGCTTCTAAAGAAAAGCCCTTATGACAATGTTGTATGAAGGTACTGGGTACATATTACTTCAACCTTTCTAGTAATTATAATCATGTGTTAACTTGTCAATTTCTGAAGCTCAGACATCAGCTGAACTGAAAATATGGAGACACTCATGATAGTGTTGTTTCTGCCTGCTGTCATTCCTGTTGAATTTCAGGCTTCTTGTTAATTTCATACTGGTGCAGAGTACAATGATGCTGCCATGCAATGAGAAACTGACAAGGAGCAGTATGCTATCAGCCACACAAAACAAAACGAGACAAGTTCAACAGCAAAGTGAAGCCTCTCCCTTTAGGTATGAATTTTACATTATGTTCTTGGTAGGATGTTTTGGAGTCTACCAGCTGTCCTAGTCAAAGTCACATCAATTTTGATTTCAGAGGAACTCATGCAAGATGCTGGCACTAGACATAGGtacagtgaccagatgtcccaattttatagggacagtgccgatttttggagctttttcttacataagcacctattcccccccacccgtcttgatttttcacacttgctgtctggtcaccctagacataGGTGACACAAAAGGCATGAAAGCAGGTCTTAAAGTAGGTGCAGTTTTCACAATCTTGGGTTAGTGTAAGGGTCAAATTTGAAGTTTGCAGGAGGCCCCACAACCTTAAACTGGCCTTGCCCATTCATGCTTTTTTGACTGTGGGCTGTTTATGGGTTCCTTGAAGAGAGTGGTATTAGGGAGCTGACGTGAAGGAAAACTGAAGAAAGCTGATGAAAGGAGTATTGAACCTGGAGCCACCTTCAATTAGAGCACCATGCGGTGAAGGAGAACTGATCCTCACCTGCATAGCAGGGTGGATAAACTGTAGGTGATGGGATTATATTTTCTTCAGTAACTTCATTTCTCCATAAGAAAAACTTCTGTTTATTCAGTCTGTATCTCTTTGTCTTAATATGCGATGTTATCAATAGCACAGACAACTGAATTCTACTTTCCCATTGAAAACTGGGTGGATGATCCAAATGGCTTCTACTAACAGGGTGGGCTGTCAGAGTCTCTGTGGTGGTGGCTGTGAGCAGCATCTTCAGATGTATAGTCACAACGAGGGAAATCTTTTGCAGGAGGAACAAGGAAGGCCCCCTACACAACTACAGGGCAAGGTCTTTCTATGTATTTTATAGTATCAGGATAGCATCCCCTTCTTTATGGCAAGGAAGGCACTTAATATAAACCCTTTGTCTCAGGCAGTTTATTCTGAAAACAGGCACTTCTGAGCTGAGGAAAGGCCACGAGAACTGCTGGGCCCCTTGCACGGCAATCTTAAGGCCTAATTCTATATGGTGCTTAACAGCCTTGCATGGAAAAGGAGCACTTGAAACACCATTCAGAACATATTCCTTACCTCTCAAGATCTGGCAGGAAGGGCAGCATTTTGCTAGTATctgctttggttttttttaattacaaacaaAATTATTTAGCCACCTTAAAAATTTGGAAAGGCATAGAAGTCAGGTTCCCACAGCAATCACCTCAAGTACATATTTCAAGgtaaatttttaaaagcatctgcaGTCATGCAAAATACCATATATGGATAATGGGCTGAGTTATGGCTTCTGAAGGAATTGCAACTTTGAATTTCTTGATTTTTGTGAAATTAAGAATAATGTTTTGCACTTTGGAAGAAGCACTTCATTCAGGGAGCACAAACTTCCTTATAAGCATTACAAGAATAAGCTTCACAACACTCCTTCGAGGTAGATACCGCAAGTCCATAGTAATATTCCTATTTGGCAGATGTGAGAGGCAAAAAGAATTTAACACTTGAGTGATTAAATATGACTGTGATTTAAATATCTACAAATCAGAGGCTAAGGTCAGAATTTTCATAAGAtactaatgattttgggtgcctaacttgataAAAGATAAGGATTCTCAAAGGGCAGgtaatcagcattttctgaaatatCAAAACCTTTAAATTGCCTCAGACTGAGAATCCAAAAATTAAGGACCCAAAATCATAAGTGTTTTCTGAAAGTCTTGGTCTATGTCTCTAAAtgtgaatttaagctcctaaatcaatGATGGAGTATCCTAACTCTTGTTCTAACAATTAAACAGCATTCCCTCCTTTATTATTTAAGCTCTCAGTTTTAATGttgtattttatatatactgTTTTGATTTCATTTAGTTTTAGTCCTCCCGTTGTAAAAGTTCATGTTCGACTTTGTCTGCTACCAAGTTCATTTTGCAATCCCGAAGGGCTTTTATTAAGTCAGCAGCCTTAGCTTCCTTTCCCTTCCATTTCTGCCACTCTCGAAGTGACTGCATCAATTGTTCTTGCAAGTTATAAGGATTGGCTGTTAGAATTCTGTCAATTTTTGCATCAGAAATTCCTAATCTTCGAACTAGCATTTTCCAGTTCTTCCCAACGTTGTCACATATAACTTCAAAAGCTACATTCTGCTgacctgaaaaataaaatggcaaaATCCAGTTTATGCCAAATGAGTGATTTACAATGTGCATTTCTCTATTAATTCTTTCTGTATAGGTTTGTCCATGTATATATTAAGGACCTCATTGTCGCAGTAAAGCCACTGGATGTGCTGAGGGCAGTGTAGAAACACCTCAGACCTGATGGAGTTTTCAGAGGCCTTGTGTCACACAATGACAAAACTTCTCCATGAGTGCCAGGGTAGCGTAGCTCCCCTATCCAAAAAGCTGGTTGCAGCATGTACTCCCTCACTCTCCTGCATGTGGCCAGTGCAGAAGCTAGTGTGTGGAATTCCATGTGGCAGTCTAGAACCAGAAATAGTGCTAGTTTGGAAGTCCTTGTTAAGGGTGAGTGAGATTCAAAAAATGACCAGTCCATGTACTGGTCTTTtgcagaggggtgaatttcaccaccAAACTATTTCTGACTATTTGAaacattcacaattttttttttaaaaaaaaagagtgaggcAGACCTCTGCTCCAAAGTGTTCCTGTGCAATTGTGTTAAGGGTTAGGTTGAAAGATTTCCACATCTAGcctactaaaaaaacaaaaacaaaaaaacatttatcAGTATTTGCTACAGTcttagtttgcaaaataaaaataagatgaGTCCACTTACGTTTTTCTTTCTCATCTAGGTGGTTAACAACATCGCCTTGTCCACCTTCTATGAACTCCTGTAGTTGCATTATCAGATCTTCTCTTTTAATGGTTTTGATCATGAGTTGGAGAAAATCTACCTTCTCTCTTTCAATCTCCCGCTGTTCAAGGAGGATGGTGAAGAGATCACTGCCAGTTTTGACAGACTCAAGCTTCCTtttgccaattttgctcaggcaCAGAAATTTAAGGGCAGAGAGCTCGTTGTCAGATAAGCTCACGGAAAGTGAATGCAGGAGAGACAAAAATGGGTCCATTCTGGTAAGACCTGTGAAAGAATATCACGGGAAAAATGCTTTGTGTGTAAGAAAACATACAGGAAGTCTCACAAGTTGTTTGCTTTCTACATGCTTAGGAAACACCTTTCATTTGaagataaaactttcttttattaaatagacacgttcttaaaaataaaaataaagctcttTGGCATGAATTCCTCTCTGGAAGGCAATTAACATTAGCTATTTCTCTACAAACATTTCTTACTTTCACTTTCACAATGCACTGTCGTTATCAGTAACTAAAATCTAACACTTTTCAAAGTTTGGAACAAACTTCAATATACTTTCTCTTGGAAATCGAATTGTTATTATGAACATTATGTAAAGATGTTTCATTTCAGAGGAGTTGCTACTTACTTCCTGGTTTAATTTATGTTGT carries:
- the FADD gene encoding FAS-associated death domain protein, which encodes MDPFLSLLHSLSVSLSDNELSALKFLCLSKIGKRKLESVKTGSDLFTILLEQREIEREKVDFLQLMIKTIKREDLIMQLQEFIEGGQGDVVNHLDEKEKRQQNVAFEVICDNVGKNWKMLVRRLGISDAKIDRILTANPYNLQEQLMQSLREWQKWKGKEAKAADLIKALRDCKMNLVADKVEHELLQRED